In Neovison vison isolate M4711 chromosome 11, ASM_NN_V1, whole genome shotgun sequence, one genomic interval encodes:
- the HAUS3 gene encoding HAUS augmin-like complex subunit 3, with product MSCGKEFVETLKKINYPKADTLNGEDFDWLFETVEDESFLKWFCGNVNEQNVLSEEELEAFSILQKSGKPILEGAALDEVLKTCKTSDLKTSALDDKVLDKLETEVQILQKLKNLKIQRRNKCQLMASVTSHRSLRLNAKEEAATKRLKQSQGILNAMNTKINSELQALTDGVAKLMMFFRHSNLDQGTNPLVFLSQFSLEKYLSQEEQSTAALTLYTKKQFFPGIHEVVESSNEENFQLLDIQAPSICDNQEILEEKRLEMARLQLAYICAQHQLIHLKAGNLSMKSSIQWAEENLHSLSSKALGKDNLDAKISNLKSEILKLEEQISHIKDKNLPAVVKENAQLLNMPVVKGDFDLQIAKQDCYTARQELVLNQLIKQKASFELLQLSYEIELRKHGDIYRQLENLVQELSQSNRMLHKRLEMLTDPLVSQQINPRNTIDTKDYSTHRLYQLLEGENKKKELFITHGNLEEVAEKLKKDVSLVQDQLAVSAQEHCFFLSKLNNDVDMLCDTLYQGGNQLLLSDQELTEQFHQVESQLNKLNHLLTDILADVKTKRKILAANKLHQMERELYVYFLKDEDYLKDIVENLENQSKIKAVGLED from the exons ATGAGTTGTGGAAAAGAGTTtgtggaaacattaaaaaaaatcaattatcctAAAGCTGATACTCTTAATGGGGAAGATTTTGACTGGTTGTTTGAGACTGTTGAAGATGAATCATTTCTGAAGTGGTTTTGTGGGAATGTGAATGAACAGAATGTATTGTCTGAAGAAGAATTGGAAGCTTTTAGCATTCTTCAAAAATCAGGCAAGCCTATCCTAGAAGGAGCAGCATTAGATGAAGTTCTTAAAACCTGTAAGACTTCTGATTTGAAGACATCTGCCCTGGATGACAAAGTGCTAGATAAATTAGAGACTGAGGTTCAGATTCTGCAGAAATTAAAGAACCTAAAAATTCAGCGACGTAATAAATGCCAGTTGATGGCTTCCGTAACAAGCCACAGATCTCTGAGGTTAAATGCTAAAGAAGAAGCAGCCACTAAGAGGCTGAAGCAGAGTCAAGGAATTCTGAATGCTATGAATACTAAGATAAATAGTGAACTTCAGGCGCTTACTGATGGAGTTGCTAAATTGATGATGTTCTTCAGACATTCTAATTTGGATCAAGGGACAAACCCACTGGTGTTTTTATCTCAGTTTTCCTTGGAAAAATATCTAAGCCAGGAAGAGCAAAGCACAGCCGCGTTAACCTTATATACCAAAAAACAGTTCTTTCCCGGTATACATGAAGTAGTTGAAAgttcaaatgaagaaaattttcaaCTGTTAGATATACAAGCACCATCTATTTGCGATAATCAAGAAATTCTTGAAGAGAAACGGCTAGAGATGGCAAGGTTGCAGCTAGCCTACATTTGTGCTCAACATCAGTTAATTCACTTGAAAGCTGGTAATTTAAGCATGAAGTCAAGTATACAGTGGGCAGAGGAGAATCTTCATAGCCTCTCTAGCAAG GCTCTTGGCAAAGATAATTTGGATGCTAAAATTTCTAACTTGAAGAGTGAGATTCTGAAACTTGAAGAACAAATCTCtcatataaaagataaaaatttgccTGCTGTGGTAAAAGAGAATGCCCAGTTATTGAATATGCCCGTTGTAAAGGGAGATTTTGATCTACAGATTGCTAAACAAGACTGTTACACAGCAAGACAAGAGTTAGTTTTAAATCAATTGATAAAACAAAAAGCCTCTTTTGAACTTCTACAGTTATCATATGAAATTGAATTGAGAAAGCACGGGGACATATATCGTCAACTTGAAAATTTGGTTCAAGAACTTAGTCAAAGTAATAGGATGCTTCACAAGCGATTAGAAATGCTAACAGATCCATTAGTATCTCAGCAGATAAATCCAAGGAATACCATTGATACCAAGGACTATTCTACTCACAG gcTTTATCAACTTTTAGAaggagagaataagaaaaaagaattatttataacCCATGGAAACCTGGAGGAAGTGgctgagaaattaaaaaaggatGTTTCTTTAGTACAAGATCAGTTGGCAGTTTCTGCTCAAGAACATTGTTTCTTTCTGTCCAAACTGAATAATGATGTGGACATGCTTTGTGACACCTTATATCAAGGAGGAAATCAGCTTTTGCTTAGTGATCAG gagtTAACAGAGCAGTTTCATCAAGTTGAGTCCCAACTGAATAAGCTAAATCATCTTCTTACTGATATTCTTGCTGAtgtgaagacaaagagaaaaattctgGCAGCTAATAAACTGCATCAAATGGAAAGagaattatatgtatattttttaaaagatgaagattATCTGAAAGATATTGTGGAGAATTTAGAAAACCAGTCAAAGATTAAGGCTGTTGGTCTTGAAGATTGA